AGCGGCCCACAGCGGCCTCGACGATTCGGAGGGCGTCCGGGCCGTCGCGCCGCTCGACGACGACGGCGAGCGTCTCGCCCCCGACCGCCGCCGCTTCGACGTCGATGCCTGCGGCCGCGAGTCGGCCGAGCACGTCCGCCAGCGCCCGCCCCGAGACGGTCCCCGTAGCGACGACCGCGGTCAACGCCCCCTCACCACGTCCGAGGCGCGTGTCACCGACGACGAGCAGGGGGTCGTCGCCGTCAGTCGGACCGAGCCCGCTCTCCATCGACACCCGCGCGTCGGCCTCGGGCGGGTCGTACTCGGCCAGCTCCTCGGCGAACCGTCGCAGCGCCGTCGCGACGGCGTCGACTTCGCCGTCGACGTCGAGTTCCCTGGCGGCGGCGGTGTAGTTGACGACGCCCGCCCGGAGCGCGTCGTAGAGGAAGGGGCGCGCCCGGACGGCGTCGCGCGTTTCGCTCGCGAGTGACATGTGCGAGCCGTCGCGCGCGGCCCTGAAAAACGGTCCTATCGGCCTCGGCATCGGGGACACGCCAACGAAGGCCCTAAGACGGCTTCGTCCCAACCCCCGCCAATGGCACCCGCGCTCGTCATCGCTGCCCACGGCTCGCATCTGAACGCCGAGTCGAGCACGCCGACCTACACCCACGCGGACACCATCCGCGCGACAGGCGCGTTCGCGGAGGTCCGCGAGTCGTTCTGGAAGGAGGAACCGTCGTTCCGCGAGGCCCTGCGGACCGTCGACGCCGACGAGGTGTACCTGGTCCCCCTGTTCATCTCGGAGGGCTACTTCACCGAGCAGGTCATCCCCCGGGAGTTCCGCCTGGAGGACTGGGAGCCCGACCTGTGGGACTCCGACGGGACGAGCGCCACGCACGCGACGCTCACCGCCGAGGACACCGGGCAGACGGTCCACTACTGCGGCCCGGCGGGGACCCACGACGCGATGAGCGACGTCATCGTCCAGCGCGCCGAGTCGGTCACCGGCGACCCCGGCGTGGGCGAGGGGTTCGGGCTCGCCGTGGTCGGCCACGGCACCGAGCGCAACGAGAACTCCGCGAAGGCCATCGAGTACCACGCCGGCCGCATCCGCGAGCGAGGCCGCTTCGACGAGGTGCAGGCCCTGTTCATGGACGAGGACCCCGAGGTCGACAACGTCACTGAGTACTTCGGGAGCGACGACATCGTCGTCGTCCCCCTGTTCGTCGCTGACGGCTTCCACACGCAGGAGGACATCCCCGAGGACATGGGTCTCACCGACGACTACCGCCTCGGCTACGACGTCCCGACGACCGTCGACGGTCACGACATCTGGTACGCGGGCGCGGTGGGCACCGAACCGCTGATGGCCGACGTCGTCCTCGAACGGGCCGCAGACGCCGGTGCCGACGTTGCGGCGGCCATCGAACAGGTACGCGAGCGGACTAGCGGCGCGAATCCGGCCGCGGGCGACTGAGCCTGGGCCTGGACGTCAGGTGAGACCGGCTAGTTTTTTTCGCGCGAGCCCTGTCTCCCGGTATGCACGGCGACCACGTGGACGCGCTGGTGACGACCGCGCCGGACGGCATCGCCTTCGACGACCTCGCCGTCGAGCGCGAGGGGGACCGCTACGCGTTCGAGACGCCCGAGGAGGCCCATGGCTCGTTGAGCGAGGAGGACCTGCGCGCCGTGGCCGCCGACTCGGCGTACGTCCGGAACTGGTACTTCTGGCACGCCGACGCGCCACAGAAGGCCGACCGCTGGGCCTTCCTCCGCTGGCTCGAGGACGCCGAGGAGACACCCCTCGAGACGCGCCTCGAGGGCCTGGCCGACGGTATCGTCTCGGAGTGGGGCCAGCTACAGGTCACCGCGACGGTCGGCGACGGGGGCGAACGGCGCTACCACGTCCGCCACGTCGACGACACGCGCAAGGCGGCCGACGCCCTGACCGGCCACGAGGACCCACGAGCGGCACGCGACATCGCGAAGCACGACGACCGGGGACGATACCGCCCGCTGAAGTCGGCCCCGACGCTCCGGACCGGCTGGCGCTTCGGCGGGCTCGCCGCGACAGAACTGGTCGAGACCGTCGAGACGTTCTACCCCGCCGCGGTCACCAACTGGCACCGCGAGCGCGAGGGCGAGCTCGACGTCACCCACTGGCACGAGACCGTCGAGCGTCAGACCGGCATCTACGGCGTCGTCAAGACCTGGGACCGAGGCGAGGGGTACGAACACGTCAACTGGGTCGCCGAGGCCTGCTGTGCGGACTCCCAGTGTCTCAAACGCCGTGAGTGGCAGTACGACGACGAGACGCCTCTCGACGTCGACGGCGGCGACGGCACCTTCCCGTGTCGGGAGCCCTGCTCGGTGGTCGTCGCGGCCGCCCGGCAGTGGACGAAACTCGAGAGCGAGGACGAACAGACCTACGAGTTCGAGCTCACACCCAGCGAGAAAGAGCAGCTGGAAGGTATCGTCGACGCCGTCGCCGACGGTCGGGCCGCAGACATCCGGGAGGCCGACATCTACGAGGGCGCGAACCGCTACCGGGCGCGGTTCCTCCGTGCGAAACGGTTCGACGAGGACGGCAACCTGAGCGGCGTCCCGACCGACAGGGACGACGAGTGACGTCTACTCGGACCCGCGGACGTACAGCGCGAGCAGCGCGGCACCGACGACGGCCAGCGACCCGAGCATGAGGCCGACGTTGTCGAAGACGGTGACGGCGAGGACGGCGAAGACCAGCGCCACCCCCCCGAGTGCGAGGACGGGGACCGACTGGTCCTCCGGGAGCAGCGACCCCGTCCCCTCGTCGGACTTCGGCCTGGGTTTCGAGAGGGACTCGTCGACCAGCACCGGCCCCTCTGACGGGCCCGGTTCCTGGAGTTCGACGTCGATGTACCGGGTCTGAGCCCCGTATCCCGTGACCACCTTCAGCGACCCCCGGACCGGCAGGTCGGCGTCGTCGTCGACCTCGATTCGGACTCGGCGCTCGGTCTCGGCGTTGACGTAGTGGTTCGACGCCTCCAGCGTCGCCACCCCTGAGAGCGCGTCGTCGATGTGGAGGTGGACGTGGAGCGATTCGCCGTGGTTGACGAGCCGGACGTCGAAACTCCCGGTCGCCTCGAACGCCGTCGGGACCTCCAGGTCGTGGAGCGCCTGCCGGTTGACGTGCACGGGTAGGGCGTCTGTCACATCGGAGACTCCGGCGCGACGGATAAAAAAGGTTCAGGCGGGCGCTTCGTCGCGCATGTCGGGCGGGAGGAGGTTGGGGATGCCATCCTCGATCGGGAACGCCTCGCCACACTCGGTACAGACGAGCTCGCCGGTGAGTATCTCTTCGTCCTCGCGCTCCTCGACGGTGAGCTCGAGGTCGTGTTTGTCCAGCGGACAGCAGATGATGTCCATCAGGTCCTCTTTCATACGTCAGGGCTGGGCTGGCGGGCGCAAAAGTCTGCCGCTCTCCCGGAAACCCGCGCGCCCAGACCCGCTCAGAAGGGGTGGTCGCGGACGATAGTCTCGCCGCGGCCCGGGCCGACGCCGATGGCGTAGGCCGGCGTGTCGAGTTCGTCCTCGATGTACTCGACGTAGGTCTGCGCGTTCTCGGGCAGCGCGTCGTAGCCCTCGCTCGCGACGGCGCCCCAGTCGACGTCGTCCCAGCCGTCGAAGCTGCGGTGGTTGGCCTCACAGCGCCCCCACTGTTCGGTGGTCGCGGGCATCGTCTCGAGTTCCTCGCCGTCGAGCGTGTAGGTGTGACCGACGTTCACCTCGTCGAGCCCACCAAGCACGTCGAGGTGGTTGATGGCCAGCCCGTCGAACCCGGAGACGCGAGTCGCGTGGCGCAACATCGGCATGTCGAGCCAGCCGACCCGGCGCGGGCGACCGGTGACGGTGCCGTACTCGCCGCCTTCCTCGCGGATGTAGTGGGCCAGCTCCTCGTCGGGTCCCTCCTCGTCGCCCTCGTAGCCGGGGGTGTCGCCGACGACGCCGCCGAGTTCGGTCGGCAGGGGGCCGCTCCCCACGCGCGTGAGGTACGCCTTGACAATGCCGACGACGTCGCCGCTTCCGACGACGCCCGGACTCAGTCCGGTCCCGGTGGCGGCGCCACCGGCCGTGGGGTTCGAGGAGGTGACGTAGGGGTAGTTGCCGTGGTCGATGTCGATGATGGTGCCCTGGGCACCCTCGATCATCACGTTCTGCCCGTCGGCCATCGCCTCGGAGAGGAAGGCGCCGGCGTTGACCGTCATGTTGCCCTCCTCGAAGCGGCGGCCGAACTCGCGGAACTCCTCGTAGAGCGCGTCAACGTCGAAGGCGTCGGGGTCCTCCAGGTCGTCGACGTCGACGCCGTAGACGTCCTCGACCAGCGCGCGTTTCTGGGGGACGGCGTACTCGAGTCGCTCCCGGAGGACATCGGGGGCAAGCAGGTCGCCCACGCGGACGCCGCGGCGACCGGCCTTGTCCTCGTAGGT
This DNA window, taken from Haloarcula ordinaria, encodes the following:
- a CDS encoding adenylosuccinate synthase — translated: MTVTIVGSQLGDEGKGGIVDLYGDDADVVARYQGGDNAGHTVVHEGETYKLSLVPSGAIRGKVGVLGNGCVVNPRTLFDEIDTLQQRGLDPDVRIAERAHVILPYHRVLDGIEEEVKSEDDQEVGTTGRGIGPTYEDKAGRRGVRVGDLLAPDVLRERLEYAVPQKRALVEDVYGVDVDDLEDPDAFDVDALYEEFREFGRRFEEGNMTVNAGAFLSEAMADGQNVMIEGAQGTIIDIDHGNYPYVTSSNPTAGGAATGTGLSPGVVGSGDVVGIVKAYLTRVGSGPLPTELGGVVGDTPGYEGDEEGPDEELAHYIREEGGEYGTVTGRPRRVGWLDMPMLRHATRVSGFDGLAINHLDVLGGLDEVNVGHTYTLDGEELETMPATTEQWGRCEANHRSFDGWDDVDWGAVASEGYDALPENAQTYVEYIEDELDTPAYAIGVGPGRGETIVRDHPF
- a CDS encoding DUF7524 family protein, whose amino-acid sequence is MTDALPVHVNRQALHDLEVPTAFEATGSFDVRLVNHGESLHVHLHIDDALSGVATLEASNHYVNAETERRVRIEVDDDADLPVRGSLKVVTGYGAQTRYIDVELQEPGPSEGPVLVDESLSKPRPKSDEGTGSLLPEDQSVPVLALGGVALVFAVLAVTVFDNVGLMLGSLAVVGAALLALYVRGSE
- a CDS encoding CbiX/SirB N-terminal domain-containing protein, with protein sequence MAPALVIAAHGSHLNAESSTPTYTHADTIRATGAFAEVRESFWKEEPSFREALRTVDADEVYLVPLFISEGYFTEQVIPREFRLEDWEPDLWDSDGTSATHATLTAEDTGQTVHYCGPAGTHDAMSDVIVQRAESVTGDPGVGEGFGLAVVGHGTERNENSAKAIEYHAGRIRERGRFDEVQALFMDEDPEVDNVTEYFGSDDIVVVPLFVADGFHTQEDIPEDMGLTDDYRLGYDVPTTVDGHDIWYAGAVGTEPLMADVVLERAADAGADVAAAIEQVRERTSGANPAAGD
- a CDS encoding methytransferase partner Trm112 — translated: MKEDLMDIICCPLDKHDLELTVEEREDEEILTGELVCTECGEAFPIEDGIPNLLPPDMRDEAPA
- a CDS encoding DUF7523 family protein, translated to MSLASETRDAVRARPFLYDALRAGVVNYTAAARELDVDGEVDAVATALRRFAEELAEYDPPEADARVSMESGLGPTDGDDPLLVVGDTRLGRGEGALTAVVATGTVSGRALADVLGRLAAAGIDVEAAAVGGETLAVVVERRDGPDALRIVEAAVGR
- a CDS encoding DR2241 family protein, which codes for MHGDHVDALVTTAPDGIAFDDLAVEREGDRYAFETPEEAHGSLSEEDLRAVAADSAYVRNWYFWHADAPQKADRWAFLRWLEDAEETPLETRLEGLADGIVSEWGQLQVTATVGDGGERRYHVRHVDDTRKAADALTGHEDPRAARDIAKHDDRGRYRPLKSAPTLRTGWRFGGLAATELVETVETFYPAAVTNWHREREGELDVTHWHETVERQTGIYGVVKTWDRGEGYEHVNWVAEACCADSQCLKRREWQYDDETPLDVDGGDGTFPCREPCSVVVAAARQWTKLESEDEQTYEFELTPSEKEQLEGIVDAVADGRAADIREADIYEGANRYRARFLRAKRFDEDGNLSGVPTDRDDE